The genomic interval ATCCACTGACACGTCTTGTGTGAGAAACAATGACAGCATCAAACCATCCTATTCTTCTTGGACGACCTGTAACTGTTCCATATTCTTTTCCGACTTTTCGGATATAATCACCTGTTTTATCTTTCAATTCTGTAGGAAATGCTCCTTCACCAACTCTTGTAGAATATGCTTTAGTAACACCAACAACCTCATCAATTAGAGTAGGTCCTATTCCAGCTCCAATCGTCACAGCTCCAGCCACTGGGTTAGAAGAGGTTACAAAAGGATAAGTACCATGGTCAATATCTAACATGACCCCTTGAGCACCTTCAAATAAAATCTTTTTATCATTTTCTAGTGCCTCATCAATTTCAAAAGAAGTATCTGTTACATATGGTTTTAAAATTGATGCATACTTGCTATATTCTTTAAACATCTCATTAAAATCGAATGTTGGTTTATTATATTTTTTCAATATTTCATTTTTTTCTTTAATATGAAACATTAGTTTGTCTTTAAATATTTCAGGATCAATAAACTCTCCTACACGTATACCAGTTCTTGCATACTTATCAACATATGCAGGACCAATTCCCTTTTTAGTAGTTCCAACTTTTAGGTCTTCTCGTAATTCCTCTTGTAATTCATCTAGTGCCAAATGGTATGGTAAAATAACGTGTGCTCGATTAGATATTCTAATAGAATTTGTTGAAATCCTACGAACACTTAAATAATTCATCTCTTCTATTAATGATTTGGGGTTAATAACCATTCCATTACCTAAGAAAACTTTTTCAGCACTAAATATACCCGAAGGAATTAATTTTAATTTGAATTGTTCCTGATTAAATACTATTGTATGGCTAGCATTATTTCCACCTTGATATCTAACAACAATATTCGCTTTATGAGACAAGTATTCAGTAATTTTACCTTT from Mycoplasmatota bacterium carries:
- a CDS encoding adenylosuccinate synthase — its product is MAKTVVVVGTQWGDEGKGKITEYLSHKANIVVRYQGGNNASHTIVFNQEQFKLKLIPSGIFSAEKVFLGNGMVINPKSLIEEMNYLSVRRISTNSIRISNRAHVILPYHLALDELQEELREDLKVGTTKKGIGPAYVDKYARTGIRVGEFIDPEIFKDKLMFHIKEKNEILKKYNKPTFDFNEMFKEYSKYASILKPYVTDTSFEIDEALENDKKILFEGAQGVMLDIDHGTYPFVTSSNPVAGAVTIGAGIGPTLIDEVVGVTKAYSTRVGEGAFPTELKDKTGDYIRKVGKEYGTVTGRPRRIGWFDAVIVSHTRRVSGLTGLSINLLDVLTGLEKIKLCVGYELEGKEIKYIPSTIKEFSRCRPVYIEMPGWNENISQIKNFDDLPINAQNYVKKISEITKVPVIMVSVGPDREQTIILKNIY